The Streptomyces sp. GSL17-111 region CCGGCCTCGTCGAACGGCGGCAGCGGCGGACGTGCTTCCATGGCGACTTCCCTCCCTGAGCGGAGAACGGTCGTTCTCCGCGCTGCCCCTACTCTAGAGAACGCACGTTCTCTGCGCCAGGAGGCCCCGATGACCGACGACGACACGGCCCGCACCCGGCTGCTCGACGCCGCGGAGTCGCTGTTCTACGCACGCGGCATCCAGGCCGTCGGCATGGACGAGCTGCGGGCGGCCTCCGGGCTGCCGCTCAAACGCGTCTACCGGTGCTTCCGCGCCAAGCACGAGATCGTCGCGGCGTACCTGCGCCGCCGGGACGCGCGCTGGCGCGCCGAGCTGGCCGACCACGTCACCGCCCACGCCGCCACGCCGGACGCCGCCCCCCTCGCCGTCTTCGACTGGCTGCACACGTGGTTCACCGCGCCGGGGTTCCGGGGCTGCGCCTTCGTCAACGCCGTCGGCGAACTCGGCCCCGCCGCCGACGACGTCGCGCTGGCCGCCCGGGAGCACAAGCAGGCCCTCCACGCCTACCTGGCCGGGCTGACCCGGCCCCTCGGCGTCGCCGACCACCGGGCCCTGGCCGCCCAGCTCGCGCTCCTGGTGGACGGCGCCATCGCCACCGCCGCCCTCACCGGCGACGCCACCGCGGCCCACCAGGCCCGCGCCGCCGCCCGCACCCTCCTCACCACCGCCCGCGACGCCCGCGACGCCCGCTGACCCCGCGCCGCGCCGAACTGCGCGCGGCGCCGGACGCGTTCGGCTACTCGGGCACGGGCGTCTGCTGGTACAGGGCCAGCGCCCACCCCGTGCCCCGCCGCACGTAGACGCTCGACATCAGTGCCGTGAACGCCGGCTCCGCGCCTTCCCGGTACGCCCGCCCGCGATAGACCAGGGCGGCGGAGTCCTCACTCAGCGGGACGAGCCGTTCCCCGGAGATCTCGTAGGTCCGCCAGGGCGGCGCGTCGCTGAGCGAAGCGACGACGTCCTGGCGGCTGAGCACGTGTCCGTGCGCGAGCACCATGACGCCGTCCTCGGTCATCAACCGCCCGTAGAAGTCACCGCCGGTGCTGTCGCAGAGCGACTGCCAACCACGATGCTCCAGCTCCAGGAGCTCAGCGATGTCCATGGGCCCGACCGTACCCGTGGGGTGTGTCGGTATCCGGGCTCACAGCGCGCCGGGCGGCCGGGGGAAGGCGCGGTGGGCGTGGCGGAGGAGGGCGCGGAGGGCGGGTCCGTGCGCCGCGCGCCAGACGACGGACAGGTACGCGGGGGTGTCGGCGTCGGCGATCGGCCGGACCACGAGGCGGTCGTCCTGGCTGTGGACCATGGAGGCGCTGAGGACGGCGGCGGCCAGCCCCCGGGCGGCGAGGTCGGCGACCGCGTCGGCGGCACCGGCCTGGAGGGGGACGGCGGGGCGCAGGTCCTGGGCGGCGCAGGCGCGGTCGAAGACCGTGCGCACCCCGGTGCCGGGCGGTAGGCACACGATCGGGTGAACGCACACGTCGCGCAGGGTGACGCGCCGCAGCCGGGCGAGGGGGTGGTCCGGAGGGACGGCGGTGACGAGCCGTTCGCTGACGACGGTCAGCGCCTCCAGCCCCTCCGGTGCGGCCGTGGCCGAGCCGACCAGGGCGGCGTCGAGGGCGCCGGAGCGCACGTCCGAGACGAGCCGGTCGGAGTGGTCCTCCCGCAGCGAGAGCTCGACGCCGGGGTGTTCGCGGTGGAACGCGGCGAGGGCGTCGAACAGCGGCGTGACGGTGCAGCCGATGACCATGCCGAGGGTGAGCCGTCCCCGGAGCAGGCCGGTCACCTCGCTCACGGCCTCGCCGACCGCCTCGGCGGCGGCGAGCGCGGCGCGGGCGTGGGTGAGCGCCGCGCGGCCTGCGGCGGTGAGGGTGACGGTGCGCGCCGAGCGGTCGAACAGGTCGGCCCCCAGCTCCCGTTCGAGTTGACGGACCTGGGCGCTGACGCCGGACTGGCTGATGTGGACGCGGGCGGCGGCGCGGGTGAAGTTCCGCTCGTCGGCGACGGCGACGAAGTACTCCAGCTGCCTCAGTTCCATAACCGGGAATGCTAGGTGCCATCTCCATCATCTGTTGGACTTCTCATCGGCCCGCGCCCACGCTGGAGGCACGGCGTACCGATCCCGCGCCGTACCGATCCCGCGACCCCACCCGACCCAGGAGGACACCGTGCCGGAGTACGAGAAGGCCATGCGGCCCGAGGACCTCACCCGCCTGTTCGTCGAGCGGTCGAACGCCGGGGACGCGGCCGGCGTCGCGGCGCTGTACGAGGAGGACGCGGTGATGGCCTACCCGCCGGGCAGGACGACGGTGGGCCGGGCGGCGATCCGCGCTTTGTGGGGGGAGGTCCTGGCGCACGCGCCGCGCTTCGAGCCGGAGGCGCCGCTGCCGACGCTCGTCAGCGGGGACGTCGCCCTCACCGCGACGCCGCCGAGGGACGGCGCGGGCGCCCGCGCCCAGGTGGTCCGGCGTCAGCCGGACGGCAGCTGGCTGCGCGTGCTCGACCAGCCGGAGTTCCTGCCGCCCGCGCGCTGACGCGCCGATCGGCGGCCCGCACACCACACGGCCCGCACGGCGCGCTATCCGGGCGGTCCCGGTGGTGGCGTGCGGACGTGTGCCGGTGCGCGTGCTAGGGAAGAGCCATGGCGGCACAGGGATCGGAGTCCTTCAGGCGTCTGCGGTCGAAGGCGGACCAGGAGCTGGAGGACATTGCGGAGCGCGTCAGGTCGCTGACGCGGGCGCAGGAGCGTTTCCACGGCCTGCTGGACGCGTTCCTGGCGCTGAACCGGGAGCTGGAGCTGCCGTCGCTGCTGCGGGAGCTGCTGAAGACGGCGCAGGAGCTGGTGGGCGCCCGATACGGGGCGATGGGGGTGCTGGACGAGACGGGTGAGCGGCTGGCGGACTTCATCCCCGTCGGGCTGAGCGAGGAGGAGGAGCGGGCGCTGGCGGGCGTGCCGCTGCCGCACGGACTCGGGCTGCTGGGTCACCTGATCCGGCACCCGGAGCCGCTGCGGGTGGAGACGATCGCCGCCCACCCGGAGTCGGTGGGCTTCCCCGAGGGCCATCCGCCGATGAGTCGGCTGCTGGGCGTCTCCATCCGGGTGCGCGACCAGGTCTACGGGAACCTGTACCTGACGGACCGGCGGGACGGTCTGCCGTTCGACGAGCACGACGAGGCGGTGCTCGTCGCGCTGGCGAGCGCGGCGGCGGTGGCGATCGACAACGCGCGGCTGTTCGCGTCGGTGCGGGCGAGCGCGGAGCTGTTCCAGCGGCTGCTGCTGCCCCGGCTGCCGGACCTGGCGCCGTACGAGGCCCGGGCGGTGTACCGGCCGGCGGCGGCTCCGGGAAACCGGCTGGGCGGGGACTGGTACGACGCGGTCCCGCTGCCGGACGGTTCGTGCGCCGTCGTGATCGGTGACGTCGTCGGGCACGACGTGTACGCCGCAGCGGCCATGGCGCAGGCGCGCAACATGCTGCGTGCGCTGCTGTACGAGCGGCGCAAGCCGCCCAGCACGGTGCTCGGCACGCTCGACCGGACGCTCCACGCCATCACCGACCTCCCCGTCACGACCGCCTGCCTGGCCCGCGTGTGGCGGGACGGGGACGGGGAGCGGCGGCTGAGCTGGAGTTCGGCGGGGCACCCACCGCCGCTGCTGATCTCCCCGGCGGGCAGTGCGCACGTCCTGTCGGGCGAGCCCGGCCTGCCGCTGGGCGTGGACGTCGCGCAGCCACGCCCGGACCATGAGCTGGCCGTCCCGCCGGGTTCGACGCTCGTGCTGTACACCGACGGGCTGGTCGAGCGGCGCGGGGAGTCGCTGGACGAGGGGCTGCGCGCGCTGGAGACGGCGGCCGGGCCGCTGGCGCGCGCCCCGCTGGCGGAACTGTGCGCGGCGCTGGCGGACTTCCGCCCCGAGGCGGGCCAGGACGACACGGCCGTGCTGGCGCTGCGCGTCCCCGAGGCGGACCCCGTGACGCCATCCGCCTGACGCCACCCGCCTGACGCCGCCCTTCGGGTGAATGCGGGCCCACCCACCGACCCTTCTGGCAGTCTTTGCCCTGTTTCATCGTTCCACCGTTTCACCGTTTCACCGTTTCACCGTTTCGTCCCCACGGCCGGTCAGGGAGTGCACATGCGGATGGGGCTCCGGAGGAGCTGGTCGGCCCTCGGCGCGACGGGCGGCCTCGCGTGCCTCCTCGCGCTCCCCTCGGGCTGCTCGCTGCCCGAGCCCTACGCGCCGCCGGGGAAGAACAGCGCGGGCGGGTTCACGTACTACGTCAGCCCGGACGGCGACGACGGCGCGGACGGCCTGTCCCCCGAGAACGCCTGGCGCACGCTCGGCCGCGCCGACGAGGTGAAGTACCGCCCCGGCGACCGGCTGCGGCTGGAGGGCGGCGCCCGGTTCCGGGGCGGGCTGGACATCGCGCGGGGGGAGGCGGGCGACGCGCGCAGGCCGGTCGTCATCGACTCCTACGGGAGCGGCCGGGCGACGCTGCGGGCGAGCGGCTCGGCGGGCGTCACGGTGTACGGCACCGGCGGCGTGGAGGTGCGCGACCTCGTCCTGCGCGGGGACGCGCGGGCGCGCCGGGAGCACGACGGCGTCCACCTGTTCAGCGACGCGTCGCGCGGGGAGCGGTTCGCCGGGGTGACGCTCACGGGGGTGGACGTCTCGGGGTTCCGCAACGGCGTCGGCGTCGGCGCCCCGCGCGGCGTGGGCTTCCGGGACGTGCGCGTCGCCGACTCGGTGCTGCACGGCAACCTGGAGGCCGGGCTCGTCACCAGCGGGCCACCGCTGGACGCCGACGAGCCCGCCTACGCCCACCACGACGTGACGGTCACGGGGGTGCGCGCGCACGGCAACACCGGTGACCCGACGGCGGACGACCGGAACACCGGGAGCGGCGTCATCCTCGGCAGCGTGCGCGGCGGGCGCATCGCGGACTCCGTCGCCCACGGCAACGGCGCCCGCTCCTCCCCCGACGCCCAGGAGGGGCCGGAGGGCATCTGGGCCTACGACGCCACCGGGCTGGTCATCGAGCACAACGTCTCCCACGGGAACCACACCGGCTCCCGCGTGGACGGCGGCGGCTTCGGGCTGGACAACAACGTGTCGCGGACGGTGGTGCAGTACAACCTGTCCTTCGGCAACGAGGGCCCCGGCTACCTCGTCTACTCCGGCCGCCCCACGGGCGCCCACCGCGACAACGTCCTGCGCTTCAACCTGAGCGCGAACGACGCCCACAAGCTGGAGGTCTACGGCGGCATCGTCGTCTACGGCCTGCGCCTGAGCGACCTGGACGTGCACCACAACACCGTCGTCATGCGCGCGAACGGTCCGGTCGCGGCGCCGGCCCTGCGGCTGCAGGAGGATCTGGACCGCGTCCGCGTCCAGAACAACATCCTCGTCACCGACGGCGCCCCGCTCGTCGGCGCCGACCGGGGGTTCAAGCCCGCCGAGGTCACCCTCCAGGGCAACGCCTACCACGCCGCCGACGGCTGGCGGCTGCGGTGGGGCGGCGAGACGTTCACCGCCCTGGACGCCTGGCGCGGGGCGAGCGGCCAGGAGCGGCGCGGCGGTGCGGACACCGGCACCGACGCCGACCCGTGCCTGGCCGCCGTGACGACGCCCGTCACCGAGGCGGAGGGGGCCGCCGGGCTGCTGACCCCGCGCTGCGCGGCGGACCTCGCGGGCGCGGCCGTCGACCCGGCGGCGCTCGGCGTCGACCCCGGCCGCGTCGACTTCGCCGGGAGGCAGCTGGGCGCGACGCCGCCCCTCGGCGCGCTGGCCGCGCGGCGTGGTCGGGACGGGTGAGCGGTTCGCCCCGGTGCGCGGTCAGTCCGGGTAGCCGGAGGGGTTGAGGTCCTGGAAGCGCCAGGCGTCCCGGCACATGGCGGCGACGTCCCGGGTGGCGGACCAGCCCCACGCCCGCCGCACGGCCCCCGGGTCGGCGACGAGCGCGGCGACGTCGCCGGGGCGGCGGGCGGTGATCTCGTACGGCAGCCGCCGGCCGCACGCGGCGGAGAAGGCGGCGAGCAGTTCCAGCACGGAGGTGCCGGTGCCGGTGCCCAGGTTGAGGACGCGCAGGCCCGCCTCGTCGTCGAGGTGCTCCAGGGCGACGCGGTGTCCCTCGGCGACGTCCATGACGTGCAGGTAGTCGCGGACGCCCGTGCCGTCGGCGGTGGGGTAGTCGTCGCCGAAGACGCGCAGTCGGTCGAGGCGGCCGACGGCGACCTGGGCGAGGTAGGGCATGAGGTTGTCCGGCACACCGCGCGGGTCCTCGCCGAGCAGCCCGCTCGGGTGGGCTCCGACGGGGTTGAAGTAGCGCAGGGCGAAGGCGCTGAAGGCTTCGGGCAGCCGGTCGCAGACGTCGCCGATGATCCGCTCGCACAGCAGCTTGGTGGTGGCGTAGGGGTTGGTGGGGGCCACCGGGTCCGTCTCGGTGAGCGGGCCCGGCGCGCCGGCGCCCGCCGGGCCGTCCCCGTAGACGGAGCAGGAGGAGGAGAGGACGAGCCGGGAGACGCCGTGCCGCTCCATGGCGCCGAGCAGCGCGGTCGTCCCGCCGACGTTGGTGTCGTAGTACGCGACCGGCATGCGCACCGACTCCCCCACCGCCTTGCGCGCGGCGAAGTGGATGACGGCGTCGACGCGGTGGGCGGCGAAGACGGCGTCCAGGCCCGCCCGGTCCCGCACGTCCGTCACGTAGGACGCGGTGGGCGGGCGTCCGGCGATCTTCGCGACGCGCTCCAGCGCGACCGGCGAGCTGTGGGAGTGGTCGTCGACGACCACGACGTCGTAGCCGTGGGCGAGCAGTTCGACGCAGGTGTGGCTGCCGATGAAGCCGGCGCCACCGGTGACCAGGACCGTGCGGGGCATACGGGCGTTCCTTCCGGAAGGGCGGGGGCCGGACGACGTCACCGGGCTCCGACCTGCGGAAGGAGGTCGGGGCCGAAGACGCCTACGAGGTAGGCCGGGTAGAGGGCGTAGGCCAGCGCGAGCGGCAGCAGGGCGAGGGTGCCCGCGAGCAGCGGCAGCGCGGCCGTGCCGAGGGCGCGCCGGAGCCGCACCCCGGCCGCCCGTGCGGTCTCGGTGACGTGCAGCCACCCGACGGCCAGGGTGAGGACGGCGTAGGAGGTGGCGCCGAGCATGCACAGGAAGACGTAGCCCGCCGCCGGACCGGTGAGTTCGCCGACGACCGCCGCCGAGGCCAGGGTGACGGTGATGAGCAGGTAGGGGGCGACGAGGCGCAGCGGCAGGGGTTCCAGTCCGTCGCGCGACTTGGGCGTGACCTTGAAGACGATCCGCCGGGGCCGCAGCCGTTGCAGCACCGCCGCGCCGACGCCGCAGGCCACCCACGGCCAGCGGGCGAGGGCGAACAGCCAGCCCTCCCAGCTCACGACGGGCGCGCCGGGCGGACGCAGCAGCCCGCTTCGGCGCAGCAGCAGGGCGAGGAGGATCAGAGCGCCGGACATCACCCAGAAGTGGGCGAGGAAGGCGAAGTAGTTGACGTTGATCCAGGCCATTCCGGTGACGGCGGCCACCGGAGGCAGCGCGAGCCCGGCCGTCGTCGTGACGGCGAGCAGCGGGTAGTAGACGAGCACCAGGGTGAAGCGGACGCGCAGCACCCGGGGCAGCCGGGCCAGGTGCCGGGGCAGCAGGCCCAGCAGCGCCACCGTCAGGCTCCGGGACCACTGGAACTCCTGCGTCACCATCGCGGAGAACGTGATCGGCCCCTCGCCGTGTGCCTCCGCGTCGATGGCGAACGCGCCGTGCCAGCCAG contains the following coding sequences:
- a CDS encoding TetR/AcrR family transcriptional regulator, with the translated sequence MTDDDTARTRLLDAAESLFYARGIQAVGMDELRAASGLPLKRVYRCFRAKHEIVAAYLRRRDARWRAELADHVTAHAATPDAAPLAVFDWLHTWFTAPGFRGCAFVNAVGELGPAADDVALAAREHKQALHAYLAGLTRPLGVADHRALAAQLALLVDGAIATAALTGDATAAHQARAAARTLLTTARDARDAR
- a CDS encoding nuclear transport factor 2 family protein; this translates as MDIAELLELEHRGWQSLCDSTGGDFYGRLMTEDGVMVLAHGHVLSRQDVVASLSDAPPWRTYEISGERLVPLSEDSAALVYRGRAYREGAEPAFTALMSSVYVRRGTGWALALYQQTPVPE
- a CDS encoding LysR family transcriptional regulator, which encodes MELRQLEYFVAVADERNFTRAAARVHISQSGVSAQVRQLERELGADLFDRSARTVTLTAAGRAALTHARAALAAAEAVGEAVSEVTGLLRGRLTLGMVIGCTVTPLFDALAAFHREHPGVELSLREDHSDRLVSDVRSGALDAALVGSATAAPEGLEALTVVSERLVTAVPPDHPLARLRRVTLRDVCVHPIVCLPPGTGVRTVFDRACAAQDLRPAVPLQAGAADAVADLAARGLAAAVLSASMVHSQDDRLVVRPIADADTPAYLSVVWRAAHGPALRALLRHAHRAFPRPPGAL
- a CDS encoding YybH family protein — protein: MPEYEKAMRPEDLTRLFVERSNAGDAAGVAALYEEDAVMAYPPGRTTVGRAAIRALWGEVLAHAPRFEPEAPLPTLVSGDVALTATPPRDGAGARAQVVRRQPDGSWLRVLDQPEFLPPAR
- a CDS encoding PP2C family protein-serine/threonine phosphatase; the protein is MAAQGSESFRRLRSKADQELEDIAERVRSLTRAQERFHGLLDAFLALNRELELPSLLRELLKTAQELVGARYGAMGVLDETGERLADFIPVGLSEEEERALAGVPLPHGLGLLGHLIRHPEPLRVETIAAHPESVGFPEGHPPMSRLLGVSIRVRDQVYGNLYLTDRRDGLPFDEHDEAVLVALASAAAVAIDNARLFASVRASAELFQRLLLPRLPDLAPYEARAVYRPAAAPGNRLGGDWYDAVPLPDGSCAVVIGDVVGHDVYAAAAMAQARNMLRALLYERRKPPSTVLGTLDRTLHAITDLPVTTACLARVWRDGDGERRLSWSSAGHPPPLLISPAGSAHVLSGEPGLPLGVDVAQPRPDHELAVPPGSTLVLYTDGLVERRGESLDEGLRALETAAGPLARAPLAELCAALADFRPEAGQDDTAVLALRVPEADPVTPSA
- a CDS encoding right-handed parallel beta-helix repeat-containing protein encodes the protein MRMGLRRSWSALGATGGLACLLALPSGCSLPEPYAPPGKNSAGGFTYYVSPDGDDGADGLSPENAWRTLGRADEVKYRPGDRLRLEGGARFRGGLDIARGEAGDARRPVVIDSYGSGRATLRASGSAGVTVYGTGGVEVRDLVLRGDARARREHDGVHLFSDASRGERFAGVTLTGVDVSGFRNGVGVGAPRGVGFRDVRVADSVLHGNLEAGLVTSGPPLDADEPAYAHHDVTVTGVRAHGNTGDPTADDRNTGSGVILGSVRGGRIADSVAHGNGARSSPDAQEGPEGIWAYDATGLVIEHNVSHGNHTGSRVDGGGFGLDNNVSRTVVQYNLSFGNEGPGYLVYSGRPTGAHRDNVLRFNLSANDAHKLEVYGGIVVYGLRLSDLDVHHNTVVMRANGPVAAPALRLQEDLDRVRVQNNILVTDGAPLVGADRGFKPAEVTLQGNAYHAADGWRLRWGGETFTALDAWRGASGQERRGGADTGTDADPCLAAVTTPVTEAEGAAGLLTPRCAADLAGAAVDPAALGVDPGRVDFAGRQLGATPPLGALAARRGRDG
- the galE gene encoding UDP-glucose 4-epimerase GalE, with product MPRTVLVTGGAGFIGSHTCVELLAHGYDVVVVDDHSHSSPVALERVAKIAGRPPTASYVTDVRDRAGLDAVFAAHRVDAVIHFAARKAVGESVRMPVAYYDTNVGGTTALLGAMERHGVSRLVLSSSCSVYGDGPAGAGAPGPLTETDPVAPTNPYATTKLLCERIIGDVCDRLPEAFSAFALRYFNPVGAHPSGLLGEDPRGVPDNLMPYLAQVAVGRLDRLRVFGDDYPTADGTGVRDYLHVMDVAEGHRVALEHLDDEAGLRVLNLGTGTGTSVLELLAAFSAACGRRLPYEITARRPGDVAALVADPGAVRRAWGWSATRDVAAMCRDAWRFQDLNPSGYPD